TAAAAAAAAGATTTGATTTCGCTTTTCTTTTCTATTTTAAATAATCTTAAATCATTTCTTGCATAAAAAAATCCACTAAAGCTCATAAATGCCATAAGTGTCACTCCCTAAAAAATTTCTATAAAGTGGCTTAAAATTTAAAGACATTGTAACATTTTTTTCATCATTTAAACTTGAACTTTGAAAAATCAAAAACATATCCATTTCATCTTTGAAATTTTTTAGAAAATTTTCTCCACCTTCATACATTAAAAATTTAGCTTTATTAGGAATTTGAGTATAAATTTGGCGATGAGGTACATTAAATAAAGGAATGCTTTTGTCAAAATTTTCTAAATTGTGATGACTTAAGATACAAAGATTGGGCGCCTTGCCTTTGCAAAGTCTTGCATCAAGTATAGGACGATCTTTTCTTATCGTTTCTCCTCCTAATACAAGTAAATCAATCACGGAACGAATTTTATGTGCATAAGTACGACTTAGCTCATTACTTACGATTTTGCCAAAAGGCGAGCCGTTCATAGAAAGAGCAAGTTTGAAAAGTTTAAATTGCCCTTTTTGCCATTTTAAAAAGGGTTTTAAAAGTTTTTTTCCTTCATCTTCAAGCACGCCAAATTCAATCTCCACTCCTTGTTTTTTTAAAAAATCTGCACCTTTGCTTGCAATCTCATTCTCATCTTTAACACTGATAAAAACTTTCTTAAAGCCAAGCTCGCTAAAAAGTTTAGCACAAGGAGGTGTTTTTCCTTGATGAGAGCAAGGTTCAAGCGTAACAAAGGCTATGCTATCTTTAAAAATACCTCTATGATTCTTGCAAATAAATTCATGCATCGCATTTGCTTCTTGAGGTAATGAAATTTCAGGGTTTAAACTTGTAAAAGCATGGGCTATAGCATTTAATTCTGCATGAGCACATCCTGCTTTTTCATGGGCTTTTATGGCTAAAATTTTTTCATTTTTATCTAGTATAACGCAACCCACAGCAGGATTAGGGTAGGTTAAAAACTGATATTTCCAAGCTTCATTTAATGCTAAATTCATATAAAAATTTTTCATTTCATTCCTCTATTCCATGCTCTTTAGCAAAAGCTCTTATCTTAGCTCTAAGCTCTTCAGGAAAGTTAGCTCTGTATATAGCAGGGATTCTAGGATCAAGTTTAGCGTCTAAATCTCCTTTTTTGTAAAGAAAATCTAATCTTTCAGGAGAAAAATAATAAGGCGCATTAGGATAGCCTTGAGGAGGAGTTAGGGCTGCGAGTTTGGCATGTAAATAAAGCTCTTCTAAATAAATTTCTACATCTGCTTCGCTCCAGCGATTGGGCAAATCATAACTATAACTTCTTACATAACCTTTTTTATAAGCATCTATTTCTTGGTCAAATTCCCATCTACTTTCAGGAGTAGAACCCACATCTCTTGGATCTTTATATTTACCCTTATCGATTCCATTTAGCATTACCCTCATTACATCATTATCAATATCGTAAATAAAATCATATTCATTTGGATCTATAATCCATTCTGTAGAGATTAACTCATCTAAAAAAGGAAGCATTCCGTATTTATCATAAGGAGGATTTTTAGCAAAGTCTTTCATGAGTTGTCTTTTTAAAGGATTTTCATGTATTCCATATAAAGGGCGATACAATCCTTCTAAACACTTTTCATCTCCTAATTGCACTCCAAGCCAAAGAGCTTGAAAGGCTCTTGATTTTAAACCTGCATCACCAATATATACGGCTGCATCATAAAAAGCCTTTTTATTACCCAATATACCTAAGCAAAGTTGATATTCTCCTGCAATTAAATTAGAATATATAGTATTTGCCTTAGCGCCAAAAGCTCCATAAGCTCCATGTTCAAAAGCATTTTTATAAAGCTCTTCACTGCTATCTTTAAGCTGGGCAAAATAAAATCTATCATCAAATACTGTATCTTCTATTTTACGCGAATAAACATATAAACCCCAATAAGCATCCCCTAAGTCATACTTTTCTATAAGCTCTTCATAAATCCTTATGCTTCTATAATTAGCATTTAAAAATTCATTGATTAATTTATTGAGTAAAGCTTCATTGTTTTCATCTTGATCTAATTTACCTATAATGGCTCTAAAATAATCTTTTGAATATCCAAGCTCTGCTAAAGCAAGTCCTGCTTTATAATCTTTACCCTCTTCATAAGCATAGCTTAAATTCTTAATGGCTTTTTGAAAAAGATCATATCCTTTATAATCTAGTCTCTTAGCTTCTTTATAATCTTTCATACCTTCTTTATAAGCATTTATAAATCTTTTTTCTTTAGGTCTTTTAGGTCTTATTAAGGCACTATCTTTTAAATCTATAGGAGTACATACTAAGCCACTTCTTTTTACTAAATAATTATACCTTCCTTCTCCATCTAAAGAATTATAATAAGCTTTTTCTGCTTTGGTCCAAGGAGCTAAGTTTCCTTTAACAGGATCTTTTAAATATATGCTTTGCCATTCTTTAAATTCTATTAGAGTGGATTTTTGCCCTGTGTGAAATTCAGGATCTAAATACTTAGGCTTATAAAATTTTTTATAAGGGGAATTATCGACTATATTAACAGCTTCTAAAAGGGCTTTAGAATATTCTTTGGTGTATTTGCCAGTTTCATCATCTTGTTTGCTGAATAAAAATTCATTGGTTTTTGTATTAAAGTCTATACCTACAGCATTAGGTGCATAGACTGTTTTAATATCTTTATTGGTATCTTCATTGTTATTCATATCATCTCCTTTGCAAGCATTTAAGCCAAAGATTATTGATATGAGCAAAACAATTTTAAACATGCCTTTTCCTTAATGATATATAATTAAGAAATTGTAGCTTTTTTATAGTGAAAAAAACTTAAAAATTTTTATGATATTAATTTAAGTCAGGAATTAAAATTTATTGCATTTATGAACTCGTTTTTGAGGCGTTCCTTCATAACAAATTTCAACCTTTCCCTTAACTCCTCTTGTTTTTCTAATGAGTTTTGCCATAGTTTTAGCATATTTTTTATAGTTTTGATTGTTAAGATATTTTTGAGTTGAGAAGTTTAAACCCATACCTTTTGCCCATGCTTCAAATTCTACCTTTTCTACTTTGTCCTTAAAATGTTCTTTGATAGCTTTTACTTCGGGTTGGATTTCATCGCTTGGCAGTTCGCTTGCTTGGGTAAATACAAAAAAAGATGAAAGTATAGATGAGATTAAGATGAATTTTTTCATAAATTGATTTCCTTAATTTTAGATCAAATCAATTTATCATAACAGAGTTTGTTAAACTAATGAAAAATTTCAAAAAGTGGCCGGGAGAAAGGGATTCGAACCCCTGGAGGTGTGACCCTCAACGGTTTTCAAGACCGCCGCTTTCGACCACTCAGCCATCTCCCGAATTGAAGTTGTAAAAATTAATTGCCTTTTTTGGAGGCGACATCCGGATTCGAACCGGAGATCAAGGCTTTGCAGGCCCATGCCTTACCGCTTGGCTATGTCGCCCTGATAATTTTTTAGAAAAAGTGGTGCCCGAGGCCGGACTTGAACCGGCACGGAAGAAAAATTCCGAGGGATTTTAAGTCCCTTGTGTCTACCAATTCCACCACCCGGGCGGGTGATTAATGGAGCGGGAAACGAGATTCGAACTCGCGACCCCAACCTTGGCAAGGTTGTGCTCTACCCCTGAGCTATTCCCGCGAAAGCTAAAGATGAAATTCTAGCAAAATAAACTTAAAATGAGTTTATTTTGCTTTGATTACTTGCAAATAAATAAAGCAGTGCCACTAATGCTTTGCTCTTCATCTTTTATTATAGGTAAGGAAAGCTCCATATTATCAGCACTTTTCATACTATTTAAAGCCCTTGGATAAAAATTTGGAATTGATTCAATATTTAGATTTTTTAATATACAAGTTTTGTTAAGATCTAAAGAATAAATGTTTTCATAAGAATAAGCTTTTTTTAGAAGTTCGCTATAAAGTTTTTCTTTATTGTCTTTTAGGGTTTGTTTTGAGAATTTAGGCTCTAAAGCAGGTGTAGAAATACCTATAAATTCACTTTTTGCAATGATTGAGTTTAAATCATTTAAAAGTTTGTTAAAATCCTCTAGCTTGTCCGCTTTAAACTCACATTCTAAATTTGCATGAAGTCTTTGTCCTTTAGGAGTTTGGACTCCGTCTTTATAAGAAAAATTAGGTTCAAGCGAGAAACTTCCACCACTGCAAAAATTCTCTTTTTTGGAGCGTTCTAAAATTTGATTAAAAGTATTGGAAATTTGAATTTTGTCTTCATTACTTAAAAAGGTTTGAGTGCTTAAATTTTCATTTGCCCAAAAGTTGATATTTGCACGAAAAATATCAGGTTTAGCTTCCATACTTGTTTCTATACTTCTTGAAAAATTTAAAGTTTGAGTAGTTTTGTTTTTATTTAAAAATTCTACATTAAAAATCACTCCAGCTATAAAAAGCACCAAGCATAAAAATCCTATCCCTAAGCCTTTAAAAAATGCTAACATTTCTTTATC
The window above is part of the Campylobacter coli genome. Proteins encoded here:
- the ribD gene encoding bifunctional diaminohydroxyphosphoribosylaminopyrimidine deaminase/5-amino-6-(5-phosphoribosylamino)uracil reductase RibD produces the protein MKNFYMNLALNEAWKYQFLTYPNPAVGCVILDKNEKILAIKAHEKAGCAHAELNAIAHAFTSLNPEISLPQEANAMHEFICKNHRGIFKDSIAFVTLEPCSHQGKTPPCAKLFSELGFKKVFISVKDENEIASKGADFLKKQGVEIEFGVLEDEGKKLLKPFLKWQKGQFKLFKLALSMNGSPFGKIVSNELSRTYAHKIRSVIDLLVLGGETIRKDRPILDARLCKGKAPNLCILSHHNLENFDKSIPLFNVPHRQIYTQIPNKAKFLMYEGGENFLKNFKDEMDMFLIFQSSSLNDEKNVTMSLNFKPLYRNFLGSDTYGIYEL